A window from Onychostoma macrolepis isolate SWU-2019 chromosome 07, ASM1243209v1, whole genome shotgun sequence encodes these proteins:
- the znf507 gene encoding zinc finger protein 507: MEDSSGVAVLVPHSRGQKETVFIPDRRLHGAEDQQRQQQKQAADSLIQVIEKLSKIVEKRPRRCTVSGKKRPLMTCASVPVPDSTEVVTPCKRSREQRDDRPTSSSTPGHAFEKEPLSLGTRTVTCYQCSMCRFISPTLELLKEHLLLHDEQHSDLILMCSECQFTSNHQEELVTHVRLHLEESDHARHILDEQGIASARSVHQRMAVLKASNLESEKTSTPKKWYSFEHGRYRCLICNYECRQQRNLKTHAWKHAGLVDCSYPIFEDETDCPGTLQSSSPHLVPAGKEDTIVVLAAVGGKPQTIHGSSSLQLELCASPEVRCHEEKEASKTVETKLPMISQVFSVKDPEEPLVEVQVTPEAQMELELETESQQASSDSLLSSAQKIINCSGNSAGHVNVIVERLPCAEEPVSSKPLLLSPEVGGDKTLLASEESELESQHIYYKQKEEVVIAWNGEDQQQEEESVSLNCPSDENMPPVRRRTYSESLRLHSLAAEALVAMPMRAPELSKTAAKGIHDPSTQSPDTGQRIIEIADTANPKASSGELAAAIGDPGALLNLGLQSSKDSRDVLVEGPSKAGISMSLLTVIERLQERSDQNTSDEDILKELQDNAQSQHGGGVPGGADVPADISTTDGLVEYVAGSERPYRCRLCLYSSGNKGYIKQHLRVHRQRQPYQCPICEHIACDSKDLEHHMIHHFKPRMYNCKQCTERFHYKSQLRNHERDGHGIDDISSTLTHVAESTAIIEEPAKLTDEDSVGEQSVFKCDVCDYTSSTYVGVRNHRRIHNSDKPYRCCSCDFATTNMNSLKSHMKRHPQEHQAMQLLEQYRCSLCGYVCSHPPSLKSHMWKHAGDQNYNYEQVNKAINEAISLSSRSPTTPLKSTHETGVERPYIVLSRKDKQSPEVASATGGPEGNPVRSSSSKEQAGGVAWRSGSGQTRPGMEYCVLLFCCCICGFESTSKEQLMEHMKQHEGDLISIILSKEQQGNQPTETSSSSQ; the protein is encoded by the exons ATGGAGGACAGCAGTGGAGTTGCTGTCCTTGTGCCTCACTCTAGAGGCCAGAAGGAGACCGTCTTCATTCCCGACAGACGTCTTCATGGTGCCGAGGACCAGCAACGGCAGCAGCAAAAGCAGGCTGCAGACTCTCTTATTCAGGTCATTGAAAAGCTCAGCAAGATTGTGGAAAAGCGGCCCAGACGATGCACCGTCTCTGGGAAAAAGAGACCCTTGATGACCTGTGCTTCTGTACCAGTTCCAGACAGCACTGAAGTGGTCACACCTTGTAAGAGATCCAGAGAACAAAGGGATGACCGCCCAACATCCAGCAGCACGCCTGGGCACGCGTTCGAAAAGGAGCCTTTGAGTTTAGGCACTCGGACGGTCACGTGCTACCAGTGCAGTATGTGCCGATTTATCTCCCCTACATTGGAGCTGTTGAAAGAACATCTGCTGCTTCATGATGAGCAGCACAGTGACCTCATCCTCATGTGCTCAGAGTGCCAGTTCACTTCAAACCATCAAGAGGAGCTGGTGACACATGTAAGACTCCACCTGGAGGAGAGCGATCATGCCAGACACATCCTAGATGAGCAAGGGATAGCATCAGCAAGGAGCGTTCACCAAAGGATGGCAGTTTTGAAGGCAAGCAACTTGGAATCAGAGAAGACGTCCACTCCCAAGAAGTGGTACAGCTTTGAGCATGGCAGGTACCGTTGTCTCATCTGCAACTATGAATGCCGACAACAGCGCAATCTGAAGACCCATGCGTGGAAACACGCTGGCCTAGTTGACTGTTCATACCCCATATTTGAAGACGAGACAGACTGTCCTGGTACCTTACAAAGCTCCAGTCCTCATTTGGTTCCAGCAGGTAAAGAGGATACCATAGTAGTCCTCGCAGCTGTTGGAGGAAAACCTCAGACCATCCATGGCTCCTCCAGCCTCCAGCTAGAGCTGTGTGCTTCACCAGAAGTGAGGTGTCATGAGGAGAAGGAAGCTTCGAAAACAGTGGAGACCAAACTCCCGATGATCAGTCAAGTGTTTTCTGTTAAAGACCCAGAGGAGCCCTTGGTGGAGGTCCAGGTGACACCAGAAGCCCAAATGGAGCTGGAGTTGGAGACTGAGAGCCAACAGGCAAGCTCCGACAGCCTCCTCTCCTCTGCGCAAAAGATTATCAACTGCAGTGGCAACAGCGCCGGCCACGTCAACGTCATTGTGGAACGCCTTCCCTGTGCCGAAGAACCGGTGTCTAGCAAACCTCTGCTCCTCAGCCCAGAAGTAGGAGGAGACAAGACCCTCCTTGCTTCTGAGGAGTCAGAGTTAGAGAGCCAACACATATACTACAAACAAAAGGAGGAAGTTGTGATTGCTTGGAATGGAGAAGATCAACAACAGGAGGAAGAGTCAGTGTCTTTGAATTGTCCCTCAGATGAAAACATGCCACCGGTTCGAAGGAGGACTTACTCAGAATCTCTTCGGCTGCATTCTCTGGCAGCCGAGGCATTGGTGGCCATGCCCATGAGGGCCCCAGAGCTTAGCAAAACCGCTGCAAAAGGTATCCATGACCCGAGTACTCAAAGCCCTGACACAGGACAGAGAATTATAGAGATTGCTGACACCGCCAACCCTAAGGCGTCCTCAGGAGAGCTCGCGGCTGCAATTGGAGATCCAGGTGCTCTTCTTAACCTTGGCCTCCAGAGTTCAAAAGATTCTCGAGATGTGCTGGTCGAGGGACCCTCCAAAGCTGGAATCAGCATGTCTCTTTTGACTGTCATCGAGCGACTGCAAGAGCGTTCTGACCAAAACACTTCAGATGAGGACATTCTGAAGGAGTTGCAGGACAATGCCCAAAGCCAACATGGAGGTGGAGTTCCTGGGGGTGCTGATGTGCCTGCCGATATTTCCACTACAGACGGTCTGGTGGAATATGTTGCTGGGAGCGAAAGGCCCTACCGCTGTCGACTGTGCCTATACAGCAGTGGAAACAAAGGTTACATAAAGCAGCACCTACGTGTTCATAGACAAAGACAACCCTACCAATGCCCCATCTGTGAGCACATAGCCTGTGACAGCAAGGACCTGGAGCATCACATGATCCACCACTTCAAGCCTCGTATGTACAACTGCAAGCAGTGCACCGAAAGGTTCCACTACAAG AGTCAGCTGAGAAACCACGAGAGAGATGGACATGGGATAGACGACATCAGCAGCACACTGACCCACGTCGCTGAAAGCACAGCAATCATTGAAGAGCCAGCCAAGTTAACAGATGAGG ATTCGGTTGGTGAGCAGAGCGTTTTCAAATGCGATGTGTGTGACTACACCAGCTCCACGTATGTTGGGGTGCGCAACCATCGGCGAATTCACAACTCTGATAAACCATACAG GTGCTGCAGCTGTGATTTTGCCACAACTAATATGAATAGCCTGAAGAGCCACATGAAGAGACATCCACAGGAACACCAAGCCATGCAGCTGCTGGAGCAGTACAG GTGCTCTCTGTGTGGTTACGTGTGCAGCCACCCACCATCTCTCAAATCCCACATGTGGAAACACGCTGGAGATCAGAATTACAACTATGAGCAAGTCAACAAGGCCATCAATGAGGCCATTTCCCTGAGCAGCCG ATCTCCTACTACACCTCTGAAGTCAACACATGAGACTGGGGTGGAGCGTCCATATATTGTCTTGAGCAGAAAAGACAAACAGTCACCTGAGGTGGCTTCTGCTACAGGTGGGCCAGAGGGCAACCCCGTGAGGTCCTCGTCCAGCAAGGAGCAGGCCGGGGGTGTGGCGTGGCGGAGCGGCTCGGGGCAGACGCGGCCAGGTATGGAATACTGTGTGCTGCTCTTTTGCTGCTGTATCTGTGGCTTCGAGTCCACCAGTAAAGAGCAGCTGATGGAGCACATGAAGCAGCACGAGGGAGATCTGATCAGCATCATACTGAGCAAGGAACAGCAGGGAAATCAGCCCACAGagaccagcagcagcagccagTGA